One genomic segment of Bacteroidota bacterium includes these proteins:
- a CDS encoding M20 family metallopeptidase — protein sequence MHELAACVSFLQRLIQTPSLPGKESQIAQLVVQEMTNLDYDNVYIDDAGNVIGHIHGSGEAPAMMLNTHLDHVDVGDHSAWPFPPFEGKVHDAQIWGRGAVDIKGPLASQVYAGARLLNDSNRPPGDVYVTAVVFEELGGLGARHMATHLCPELVVIGEPSGNALRRGHRGRLEIMVHAKGKSAHASVPHLGINPLDSIAAFILAMEHMDMAHDVDLGTSTVAKTIIKTDQISTNVIPAEAWLTLDWRNVPAESEADIITKLQTVLEANLQSGASASVALPRTIKTCYTGYQMEIPANAPSFVTRADDTVLLAAIDVLQNSMQRPMPAGIWNFATDAGHFVKQGATCIGIGPGDDKLAHTIDERIPVSQVEEALSIYEALSRHWPARVTSMTPDTSVPG from the coding sequence ATGCATGAACTTGCCGCCTGTGTTTCGTTTTTACAACGACTCATTCAAACACCCAGTTTACCCGGTAAAGAAAGTCAAATTGCGCAACTCGTAGTGCAAGAGATGACAAACCTGGATTACGACAACGTCTACATCGACGACGCTGGCAACGTAATCGGCCATATACATGGCAGCGGGGAAGCCCCAGCCATGATGCTGAACACCCACCTGGATCACGTTGATGTAGGTGATCATTCAGCATGGCCTTTTCCGCCGTTCGAGGGCAAGGTTCACGATGCGCAAATTTGGGGCCGCGGTGCTGTAGACATCAAAGGGCCGCTTGCCTCACAGGTCTATGCTGGTGCACGCTTGCTCAATGATAGCAACCGTCCTCCCGGTGATGTGTACGTAACAGCTGTCGTTTTCGAAGAACTCGGTGGTCTGGGCGCCCGGCACATGGCAACACACTTGTGTCCGGAGCTTGTAGTCATTGGTGAACCAAGCGGCAATGCGTTACGACGTGGACACCGTGGCCGGCTGGAAATAATGGTACATGCCAAAGGCAAAAGTGCCCATGCCAGCGTACCCCACCTGGGGATAAACCCTCTGGATAGTATCGCGGCCTTCATTCTAGCCATGGAGCACATGGATATGGCGCATGACGTGGACCTTGGCACCAGCACCGTGGCAAAAACAATTATCAAAACAGACCAAATCAGTACCAATGTAATTCCTGCTGAAGCATGGCTTACACTGGACTGGCGTAATGTGCCGGCCGAATCTGAAGCGGATATCATCACCAAGCTGCAAACTGTCCTGGAAGCAAATTTACAATCCGGAGCCTCGGCATCTGTCGCACTCCCTCGGACCATAAAAACGTGTTACACCGGGTATCAAATGGAAATCCCTGCGAATGCGCCATCTTTTGTTACCCGGGCAGATGATACCGTGCTCCTCGCTGCCATAGATGTCCTACAAAATTCGATGCAACGCCCCATGCCAGCTGGTATCTGGAATTTTGCAACGGATGCCGGCCATTTTGTAAAACAAGGTGCTACCTGTATCGGAATTGGGCCCGGCGACGATAAACTTGCCCATACCATAGATGAGCGGATTCCTGTTTCACAGGTAGAAGAGGCGCTTTCAATCTATGAAGCATTATCCCGACATTGGCCGGCCAGGGTTACAAGCATGACGCCAGACACCTCTGTTCCAGGCTGA
- the tatC gene encoding twin-arginine translocase subunit TatC gives MKLFGLKSLGTLAKLGKTAASLPGGDGASNNVAPPPTDEEMAEMGFLDHLEELRKTLFLGLGGILGATIILSFFSTWIIDVLLLGPAQSDFFIYELLGIEANTLQLQNRVLTGQFFVHIGVILSVGIVVGSPIFIYSLWRFIEPGLYKNEKKGLRFAAVFATFFFMLGIAFGYLIITPMAIQFFSSYQISSMIVNDFDITKYFSMVTFWSLGTGILFELPVVIYFLAKIGIATPEALRASRKYALLGCLIVGAFFTPPDPFSQILVAMPLLLLYEASIYVSAYVTRKREREMNEALK, from the coding sequence ATGAAGCTTTTTGGACTCAAATCGCTGGGAACGCTTGCCAAGCTGGGTAAAACAGCTGCAAGCTTGCCTGGTGGCGATGGTGCCTCTAACAACGTCGCCCCGCCCCCTACGGACGAGGAAATGGCCGAAATGGGCTTTTTGGATCACCTCGAAGAACTGAGAAAAACGCTATTCCTCGGACTTGGTGGCATTCTTGGCGCTACCATTATCCTCAGTTTTTTCAGTACCTGGATTATTGACGTCCTCCTGCTGGGGCCGGCGCAAAGTGACTTTTTCATCTACGAATTGCTCGGCATCGAAGCCAATACCCTGCAGCTTCAAAACCGTGTACTAACAGGCCAGTTCTTTGTACACATCGGTGTCATCCTCTCCGTAGGCATCGTTGTTGGGTCTCCCATTTTTATTTACTCGCTCTGGCGCTTTATTGAGCCCGGGCTGTACAAAAACGAAAAAAAGGGGCTCAGGTTTGCAGCCGTTTTTGCTACCTTTTTCTTTATGCTCGGCATTGCTTTCGGCTATCTCATCATCACACCGATGGCCATCCAGTTCTTCTCGAGCTATCAGATTTCATCGATGATTGTCAATGACTTCGATATCACCAAGTATTTTTCAATGGTGACGTTCTGGTCTCTCGGTACAGGTATCCTGTTTGAATTGCCAGTTGTCATCTACTTCCTGGCGAAGATCGGTATTGCAACACCTGAAGCACTGCGTGCCTCGCGTAAGTATGCCTTGCTTGGCTGCCTCATTGTAGGCGCATTCTTCACACCTCCAGATCCGTTTTCTCAGATTCTGGTGGCCATGCCGCTGTTACTGCTGTACGAAGCATCTATCTACGTTTCAGCATATGTAACCCGCAAGCGCGAACGCGAGATGAATGAAGCCCTGAAATAA
- a CDS encoding orotate phosphoribosyltransferase, with protein MNQTTSSTSTLPTTTYSDLVELGRRLYEMSLVRRDKEMITDPRGQPIGWLLDTRIPMLDADIFQEVGAVLGERLKSKGIEQIAGYGFGAYSLVCAVLSASGTPAFKGGFIRDQRKTHGRRRLVEGPLDRTKPVVLLDDILNSGRSAVRAIGLLQRDGFEVAGLTTLFNFTWSGGRTRVEAEGLWVDSLLDLNLRDNAHSP; from the coding sequence ATGAATCAAACGACGTCTAGTACTTCCACCCTTCCGACTACGACCTACTCCGATCTTGTGGAGCTGGGCCGTCGTTTATATGAGATGTCCCTCGTACGCCGTGACAAAGAAATGATCACGGATCCCCGGGGACAACCCATAGGATGGTTGCTCGACACACGGATTCCGATGCTGGATGCAGACATTTTCCAGGAAGTAGGCGCAGTGCTGGGAGAGCGCCTGAAATCCAAAGGCATTGAACAGATTGCCGGCTACGGGTTTGGCGCATACTCTCTTGTCTGTGCGGTACTGTCTGCATCAGGCACGCCAGCTTTCAAAGGCGGATTTATCCGCGACCAACGCAAAACCCACGGACGCCGCCGGCTTGTTGAAGGCCCACTCGACCGGACTAAGCCAGTTGTATTGCTGGATGACATCCTGAACAGTGGCCGCAGCGCAGTACGCGCCATCGGCCTCCTGCAACGCGATGGGTTTGAAGTGGCCGGCCTCACAACACTGTTTAACTTTACCTGGAGCGGAGGCCGTACCCGCGTAGAAGCAGAAGGCCTCTGGGTTGATTCGCTGCTCGACTTGAACTTGCGCGACAATGCCCACTCTCCTTGA
- a CDS encoding dodecin family protein: MSVAKVIEVIAEGNTVENAIKNAASEASKTLKNVRGVYAEGIQAIVEDGKVTSFRVNCKVTFVIS, from the coding sequence ATGTCCGTAGCAAAAGTGATTGAAGTCATTGCAGAAGGCAATACCGTAGAAAATGCAATCAAAAATGCCGCATCAGAGGCGTCCAAAACGCTGAAAAACGTGCGTGGTGTATATGCTGAAGGCATTCAGGCAATAGTCGAAGACGGCAAAGTGACTTCTTTTCGGGTAAACTGCAAAGTGACCTTTGTTATTAGCTAG
- a CDS encoding S41 family peptidase — protein MRINKQTALVFSFLCVLSVGFLAGFWMHDDDDKYFALRKNFQIFGALYEQLVTDYVDDLNPETLMRTGIDAMLTNLDPYTNFFDEADNGDIEIMTRGRYGGVGLNVGMRNGKMTVISPTEGTSGYLQGVRTGDILIEVAGQPTSGLSFSDVRNILRGEPGTAVEISLSREGIPEPLDFLLTREEIQLKNVTHAGFIGEGKEAGVGYVKLARFTRDASKEVKEAIEQMQKESQVKGLILDLRDNRGGLLDEAVSIAQFFVPKGSVIVSTRGRLPQTENTYRSKVTPIFPDLPVVVLINDMSASASEIVAGALQDLDRGVIIGSTSFGKGLVQIVKPLPYNTSLKITTSQYFTPSGRSIQAIDYKLHDGAFSEIPDSLRRTFKTAAGRLVKDGRGIEPDLPVSLGASSELEQALIRRAAFFFFANHFAASQPTINTDFVIDDKLYDAFRAWLNTQDFSYRTRAEMAAEQLGSNLEDIGYAAVADEMSALQEAIREEKATDFERHKVRLQERLRVQILARYHGDAAQTEAALAVDPQYASAIEMLGDHKAYQQVFLP, from the coding sequence ATGAGAATAAATAAACAAACGGCACTCGTCTTCTCTTTTCTCTGTGTGCTCAGCGTTGGATTCCTTGCAGGATTCTGGATGCACGATGATGACGACAAGTACTTTGCGCTTCGTAAAAACTTTCAGATTTTTGGCGCCCTCTACGAGCAACTGGTTACCGACTATGTAGATGATCTAAATCCGGAAACGCTCATGCGTACCGGGATTGACGCCATGCTCACAAACCTCGACCCGTACACCAACTTTTTCGATGAAGCAGACAACGGTGACATTGAGATTATGACGCGTGGTCGGTACGGCGGTGTTGGCCTCAACGTAGGTATGCGGAATGGAAAGATGACGGTCATCTCTCCGACTGAAGGCACAAGCGGTTATTTGCAAGGAGTACGCACCGGCGATATTCTTATCGAGGTTGCCGGGCAGCCTACAAGTGGACTGTCTTTCTCTGATGTTCGCAATATCTTGCGCGGAGAGCCTGGGACAGCCGTAGAAATTTCGCTGAGCCGCGAAGGCATACCGGAGCCACTCGATTTCCTGCTAACCCGCGAAGAGATCCAGTTGAAAAACGTCACCCATGCAGGCTTCATTGGCGAAGGTAAAGAGGCCGGCGTAGGATACGTCAAACTCGCCCGTTTTACCCGTGATGCAAGCAAAGAGGTCAAAGAAGCCATAGAGCAAATGCAAAAAGAATCGCAGGTAAAAGGTCTCATCCTTGACCTGCGCGACAACAGGGGCGGCCTGCTGGATGAAGCTGTTTCCATTGCCCAGTTCTTTGTGCCCAAAGGATCTGTTATTGTGTCTACTCGAGGCCGCTTACCTCAAACGGAAAACACCTATCGCAGCAAGGTCACGCCTATTTTCCCAGACTTGCCCGTTGTGGTACTTATCAATGACATGAGTGCTTCCGCGAGTGAAATTGTCGCCGGTGCATTACAAGATCTTGACCGCGGCGTCATTATAGGCAGCACATCATTCGGTAAAGGGCTCGTACAGATAGTTAAACCGCTGCCGTATAACACGTCCCTGAAAATCACCACCTCGCAGTACTTCACGCCTAGCGGAAGAAGCATACAAGCAATTGACTACAAACTCCATGACGGCGCATTCTCCGAAATCCCCGATTCGCTGCGGCGCACATTTAAAACAGCTGCTGGACGGCTTGTAAAAGACGGGCGCGGTATCGAACCGGATCTCCCTGTTTCCCTTGGTGCGTCCAGCGAACTGGAACAGGCGTTGATCAGGCGCGCTGCATTTTTCTTTTTTGCCAACCACTTTGCTGCCAGCCAGCCTACAATCAACACAGATTTTGTAATCGACGACAAACTTTATGACGCGTTTCGGGCCTGGCTGAACACACAAGACTTTTCATATCGCACCCGGGCAGAAATGGCTGCGGAGCAATTGGGCAGCAACCTTGAAGATATAGGATACGCAGCGGTTGCAGATGAAATGTCAGCCCTTCAGGAGGCCATTAGAGAGGAAAAAGCAACCGACTTTGAACGACACAAAGTACGCCTCCAAGAACGGCTACGCGTCCAGATTCTTGCCCGCTACCATGGCGACGCCGCCCAAACCGAGGCTGCGCTTGCCGTTGACCCGCAATATGCATCCGCAATCGAGATGTTAGGCGACCACAAGGCATACCAGCAGGTATTCCTGCCCTAA